In the Colletotrichum lupini chromosome 1, complete sequence genome, one interval contains:
- a CDS encoding YggS family pyridoxal phosphate enzyme, with protein MVEVKGMTCGQGAPTPSQAEEQTPGLINERMEIKSIGTTIRKEKAKGEEHATIVVEGSSSIQGNLKATAARQVSANQHAVQNDIPSSHPPIPPGISERSLWRGQIVSFVYLPSSMFQASRCFIHPMSILMPMCLSNPLFTTSTTRSLGWRVRIAVAQRHSVPILSQHRYMRLRIDASIRPSQGRLEMSRKAPKPPEQTAHRALFGILSFTILPVQAAYFTEPPSFELDRSGGRVTVPDLNSTYVLGQKVHITWEVPTVPWISLSLVHWGQDAGIAVASFITNDRNNGYYTWYIGEKDGITEETIATNPNFALRLIDPTGNYTQTDAPAGFIGNALQSRGFVVKANATSEPATESVVPSAGSSSLSTGAVAGIAVGSAAVGALLAAALCFWFLRRRNRPVYAANTGNHARHPTPTLHPVVHQQMRHDSAYASPNSSGDHMFVVPPARQLSHQTSNVSPISRRQTPPPSYPSPVDEYQNPRTELSGVREPQEGFHLQEDSSDDLCQAETKGFRSDFDPEFAKYALTSPLFSLSVLQGTANLSNGILLRIIQIKKWLAPYLLAQLWPVSEDAGSSMTLQFNLTSTFIAQNSVPRLTSLTVSFTKPLLIDTTTPVNPAMTDAQPEMKIDPSRAKALVSQLQSVQERVTAVAAGRNVRLVAVSKLKPANDILALHQQTTPPQVHFGENYAQELGQKAEMLPRSIQWHFIGGLQSTHAKKLAKIPNLFCVSSVDTLKKVQLLNASRAELISSSSGESPVEPLGVHVQVNTSGEESKSGAEPGPDTVALCRAVEEESPALKLLGLMTIGAIARSKATTPENENEDFVCLKEQRDLVVKELGLQRELELSMGMSEDFEGAVKLGSGEVRVGSTIFGERGPKSWMNVMEKVDTHWLWGGEVSFGPGMMRSTTCPEVVFTRIDDDDRCTNQVTSVMAFIRPLSSSFTTSQLALCTISILTRPQAFGVRGLIFHMTLELFLPSTLALDCFSSLRTIFLSISLLSFIQVLQCHNEQHERARSSGHMLGLSFTRRQGSLMFEPPRINNLPSGRLNKRSSTIDRIEASYDTQSPHDKETDNSGG; from the exons TAAATGAGAGGATGGAGATCAAATCGATCGGAACTACGATAAGGAAAGAAA AGGCGAAAGGTGAAGAACACGCGACAATCGTGGTTGAAGGTTCGTCGTCAATTCA GGGGAACCTGAAGGCAACAGCAGCACGGCAGGTATCAGCCAACCAACATGCCGTGCAAAATGACATCCCGTCATCCCACCCTCCGATCCCCCCTGGAATTTCTGAACGC AGCTTGTGGCGGGGCCAAATTGTCTCATTCGTCTACTTGCCATCTTCAATGTTCCAGGCATCGCGATGCTTCATCCACCCAATGTCTATTCTCATGCCCATGTGTTTATCTAATCC ACTCTTCACGACCTCGACTACACGAAGTCTTGGCTGGCGCGTTCGTATTGCTGTAGCCCAGCGGCACAGCGTACCTATTCTCAGCCAGCATCGT TACATGCGTCTCAGGATTGATGCCTCAATCAGGCCTAGTCAAGGCAGACTCGAGATGAGTCGCAAAGCCCCAAAGCCCCCTGAGCAAACGGCACA CCGAGCGCTCTTTGGAATACTTTCTTTCACGATACTACCCGTCCAAGCTGCCTACTTCACCGAACCGCCAAGTTTTGAACTTGACCGAAGTGGTGGCCGTGTGACGGTCCCGGATCTCAACAGCACTTACGTGCTTGGACAAAAGGTTCACATCACATGGGAGGTCCCAACTGTGCCATGGATCTCTCTGAGTCTAGTGCACTGGGGACAGGATGCCGGCATAGCTGTAGCGTCTTTCATCA CCAATGATAGAAACAATGGGTATTATACCTGGTACATTGGAGAAAAAGATGGCATCACGGAGGAGACCATAGCCACAAACCCCAACTTCGCTCTAAGACTCATCGACCCAACCGGCAATTACACTCAGACTGATGCGCCTGCGGGCTTCATTGGCAACGCACTGCAAAGTCGCGGCTTCGTCGTCAAAGCGAACGCAACATCCGAGCCAGCGACAGAGTCGGTCGTCCCTTCAGCGGGCTCATCGAGCCTCTCCACCGGCGCCGTGGCCGGCATCGCGGTAGGATCCGCAGCGGTCGGAGCTCTGCTTGCAGCGGCTCTCTGTTTTTGGTTCCTGCGCCGACGCAACCGGCCGGTCTATGCTGCAAACACGGGAAACCATGCTCGCCATCCCACGCCGACGCTCCATCCCGTCGTACACCAGCAGATGCGCCATGATTCGGCATACGCCAGCCCAAACTCGTCCGGCGACCACATGTTTGTGGTGCCGCCGGCGCGTCAACTGTCGCATCAGACTAGTAATGTGAGTCCGATCAGCAGGCGGCAGACTCCTCCGCCGTCGTACCCGTCTCCTGTGGACGAGTACCAGAATCCGAGGACGGAGCTGTCTGGTGTCCGGGAGCCTCAAGAG GGATTTCACCTTCAAGAGGACAGCAGCGACGATCT CTGCCAAGCT GAGACCAAGGGTTTTCGTTCAGATTTTGACCCTGAGTTTGCGAA ATACGCTCTGACGTCGCCGCTCTTCAGTCTGAGTGTACTCCAAGGAACAGCCAATCTTTCAAATGGGATTCTTCTAAGGATTATTCAGATCAAAAA ATGGTTAGCCCCATATTTGTTAGCGCAACTATGGCCCGTCTCCGAAGACGCTGGAAGTTCAATGACTCTGCAATTCAACCTCACCTCAACTTTCATAGCCCAAAACTCCGTACCTCGGCTCACCTCACTCACTGTCTCATTCACAAAACCCTTACTCATCGATACGACGACCCCGGTAAACCCTGCAATGACCGACGCCCAACCCGAGATGAAGATTGATCCCTCGAGAGCAAAGGCTCTGGTTTCGCAGCTTCAGTCTGTCCAGGAGCGCGTGACCGCCGTCGCTGCGGGGCGAAAT GTTCGGTTAGTGGCAGTCTCAAAGCTGAAGCCAGCCAACGATATCCTGGCGCTGCACCAGCAGACCACACCGCCGCAGGTGCATTTCGGCGAGAACTACGCCCAGGAGCTGGGCCAGAAGGCGGAGATGCTGCCCAGGAGTATTCAGTGGCACTTTATCGGTGGTTTGCAGTCAA CACATGCAAAGAAGCTAGCCAAGATCCCAAATCTCTTCTGCGTCTCCAGCGTAGATACCCTTAAAAAGGTCCAGCTCCTCAACGCCTCGCGCGCGGAGCTCATCTCTTCTTCATCAGGCGAAAGCCCCGTGGAGCCGCTCGGCGTGCACGTGCAGGTCAACACCTCGGGAGAGGAGTCCAAGTCCGGCGCCGAGCCGGGCCCGGATACGGTCGCGCTCTGCCGCGCCGTCGAGGAGGAGTCGCCCGCGCTCAAGCTGCTCGGCCTGATGACCATTGGCGCCATCGCGCGGAGCAAGGCGACGACGCCCGAGAACGAGAACGAGGACTTTGTGTGCCTCAAGGAGCAGCGGGATCTGGTTGTCAAGGAGCTGGGCTTGCAGAGGGAGCTGGAGCTGAGTATGGGTATGAGTGAGGACTTTGAGGGCGCGGTGAAGTTGGGTAGTGGGGAGGTTCGGGTGGGAAGCACGATTTTTGGAGAGAGGGGGCCTAAGA GCTGGATGAATGTGATGGAGAAAGTTGATACACATTGGCTGTGGGGAGGCGAGGTGAGTTTTGGGCCAGGAATGATGCGGTCTACAACCTGCCCCGAAGTAGTGTTCACACGTATTGATGACGATGATAGATGTACAAACCAAGTCACTAGCGTTATGGCGTTCATCCGCCCCCTTTCTTCTAGTTTTACGACGTCTCAGTTG GCGCTTTGCACCATCTCCATTCTTACTCGTCCTCAAGCTTTCGGAGTACGCGGCCTCATTTTTCATATGACTCTGGAACTGTTCTTGCCCTCCACTCTCGCTCTTGATTGCTTTTCATCACTGCGAACGATTTTCCTAAGCATTTCTCTCCTCTCATTCATACAAGTTCTCCAGTGCCATAACGAGCAGCATGAACGCGCCAGATCTTCTGGACACATGCTAGGCTTGTCATTCACACGGCGTCAGGGAAGTCTCATGTTTGAGCCTCCGAGAATCAATAATCTGCCAAGTGGGCGGCTGAACAAGAGAAGCAGCACAATAGATAGGATTGAGGCTAGCTATGACACTCAGTCACCTCACGACAAGGAGACGGACAATAGTGGGGGATAG